In a genomic window of Sarcophilus harrisii chromosome 4, mSarHar1.11, whole genome shotgun sequence:
- the LOC100928381 gene encoding histone H2A type 1 has product MSGRGKQGGKARAKAKSRSSRAGLQFPVGRVHRLLRKGNYAERVGAGAPVYLAAVLEYLTAEILELAGNAARDNKKTRIIPRHLQLAIRNDEELNKLLGKVTIAQGGVLPNIQAVLLPKKTESHHKIKSK; this is encoded by the coding sequence ATGTCTGGACGCGGCAAACAGGGAGGAAAAGCTCGCGCTAAAGCTAAGTCCAGATCCTCTAGAGCAGGCCTCCAGTTTCCAGTAGGTCGAGTACATCGTTTGCTCCGTAAAGGTAATTATGCCGAAAGGGTCGGGGCTGGTGCACCAGTCTATTTGGCTGCTGTTCTGGAATATCTGACAGCCGAAATCTTGGAGCTGGCGGGTAATGCTGCTCGGGACAACAAGAAAACTCGTATAATTCCCCGCCACCTTCAATTGGCTATCCGTAATGACGAAGAGCTCAACAAGTTGTTGGGCAAAGTAACCATTGCTCAGGGCGGTGTTTTGCCCAACATTCAGGCTGtacttttgccaaagaaaacagAGAGTCATCATAAAATCAAGAGCAAGTAA
- the LOC100928127 gene encoding histone H2B type 1-B: protein MPEPSKSAPAPKKGSKKAVTKAQKKDGKKRKRSRKESYSIYVYKVLKQVHPDTGISSKAMGIMNSFVNDIFERIAGEASRLAHYNKRSTITSREIQTAVRLLLPGELAKHAVSEGTKAVTKYTSSK from the coding sequence ATGCCTGAACCTTCCAAGTCCGCTCCAGCCCCCAAAAAGGGGTCAAAAAAGGCCGTCACTAAGGcacagaaaaaagatggaaagaagcgGAAGCGCAGCCGTAAAGAAAGTTACTCTATCTACGTGTACAAAGTGTTGAAACAGGTTCATCCTGATACTGGCATTTCTTCTAAAGCTATGGGCATTATGAACTCTTTTGTCAACGATATTTTTGAGCGTATCGCTGGCGAGGCGTCCCGTTTGGCGCATTACAACAAGCGCTCCACCATAACTTCCAGGGAGATTCAGACGGCTGTGCGCCTGTTGCTGCCCGGGGAGCTGGCCAAACATGCCGTGTCTGAGGGCACCAAGGCTGTCACCAAATACACTAGCTCCAAATAG